Part of the Octopus sinensis unplaced genomic scaffold, ASM634580v1 Contig18757, whole genome shotgun sequence genome, CAACTGTTTTCCGCTATTTTGACAGAAATGAAGTATTCTCCACTACTTTCTActttgtatgtaaatttatatttagaaaaaagttgatctttcatttctcatatttAATTTGGACGAAGGATGGACCGTCAATACTCACCAGCAATCTACCCTCCTGTTCTCCCCCCacagttacaaaaaaataattttcttcctcttaatgataaacaaataaaaaggcTAACCCAAATTGACAGTGTATAATCCAGGTCCTTccacaattatatttttatagtcaAAAGTGTCTTGTAAATTCATTCCAAGTTCGGGAGATGGAGCTATTTCTACGGAAACAGGTTGTGATTCTTCGATATAAGCAGTATAGGGAGAATCGGCTGTTCTTTGATTATTGTGGTAGATGTAAATGCTGTAAGTACCGGCGAGTGGAACTGTATATGAGACCACAAAACATTCATCGTTGTATTCCTTGTCAATGTTTACCGTTGCCTTTGCAGGACCACAGATAGAGACTGAAAAATTCCCATCTTGTAATCCTTGTGTGTAAACATTAAACGTGTCTAAACATTCTAGTCTGGTCACTTACTTGGAAAATTTGTTGTTCCCTTCGATAACCCACTTCCCCTCACTTTAATTTGTCCCCCAGGAGAGTGGAGTGATTCAACCGTGAATATAAATGGAGAGCCTGTCGACTGGAAATGTTATTATTACCAGAAAGCATTTGTTCTCTTCTGGAAATATACACTTTGTGTTCTCCGAGACGTTTGGGAATAAACGTGATTCCGTAATTGTCAGAACTACGTTCGACAATTCGGCAACTCACTTCTTCCTCGTTTGAGTCAATTACAGTGGCTGTAAACTCATCCAATGAGCTATCTGGAGATTGGTGGGGATTTTGGAACCTGGAATGATGAGAGAATATTCACAAGGCTGACTGACGTGGAATCGGGAACTCCGAAGATATGGAACTTCGTAGACTACTTCTTCGGGTAAAGTGACTGTGAAGGGACATCCTTTGGATTATTTGAGATGTGGCAACCCGGGACTGTATTGTTTCCGAATTTGACTGCGACTTGATATTCTCCTGGCTGGTTTGCTCGAAACATGACAAGACACGACTGTTCCTCTTTCCGATCATAACCAATTTCACAGCTGCCCGGACCCTTCACAGTAGTAGTCAGTGTCCCATATCCAGCATTTTTTATATCCACCGAAAAGGAATTCCACATTCCGACTTTTCCTTCTGAAATAGGCTGGAGATTCACCAAGgaagcattggctatttgattttgACTTATCTCCAACACAAAGGGCGGCATTCCTGTCGATTTCTGCCGCAAAGTCAAGTAAACAAAATGTCTCCCCGGCTCAAATGGAATGAACTCAATCACTAGGTCGGTTACGTGGTTAGAAAACCCATGTTCGTTCGAGTTACTTCCATAATTTTGCAACTTTGTCCTTTCCCCGATGGACTGATGACATGTGCTTCCATATCTTGGGAGAATTCCTCTTTTTTAGATTCCAACATGAAAGTCTTTGTTGCCATCATTTCGTACTCTTGTTGTACAGAGGAAGATTCTGTCAATTTCATTTAGACTTATCTAACCTAATATGACGACCCTGAAGGGAGACCCAGAAATTTGTTTCCCGCCATTCGTAATGTGAATTTGATATCTTCCTGCTTTTGTCGGGAAATATTGAATTTTAGAAATGTTTGGTTCGACTTGCTTGCACACAACACCGGTCTTTGATGgtccaattatatttatttctgacTCAAAGGTATCATCTGAGTCATTCATAAGACACAAACCAAATTCTTTTGGACATTCTAAAAAGAATTCACAGATTTGATTCTCTCTGCCAATGACAAGTCCCTGTCCATGTGCTATTAGCCCTGCATCTTTGCTGTTCACATAAAACTCCAATTCATTCGCTATAAAAATGTAGTCAAGAAAAAGCATACGTTTCTCTAAtccatatattttatgttttccaGCTTCCTTAGGAGTATAGGACATATAAAGTGTCTCGTCTTCCACGTAAATCTGATCAAACTGTGCACGCTCTCCCAATGGTGTAATGACATGGCCTATTCACAAATTATATATTCAACTCACTTTTCAACCCGCAAGACCCATATTCGGGAATTGAGAGATTCACGTCATAAAATCgagttttcatatatttgtaatcTTCTCACTGATTACcttaatcaaatattttaaaaattgagtACATCTATTTTTGCAGGTTCTATGAACTCTCCGCCAAATTTAAATTCGAGTAAATATTTCCCACAGTTTTCGGAACAGAAAAGCACAGAACTTATTCCTGGGATATCttcaattgttttttgttttagtttttttccattttcatcccAGGAAAAACATAAAAGTTTTCCATTGCCAGCCGAAGATGTGTCAAATTGGAGTTTAACTGTTTCTCCACAACACACAAAGTTCGGGAATTGTCCTATCAAAATAGTAATTTCGAGGTTAGTTTATTAGTCTGGTTTTACGTGACACACAAAATTAGAgttatgataataaataataataactgaccAAGTCTTGTCACCA contains:
- the LOC115231732 gene encoding filamin-C-like, yielding MSYTPKEAGKHKIYGLEKPNELEFYVNSKDAGLIAHGQGLVIGRENQICEFFLECPKEFGLCLMNDSDDTFESEINIIGPSKTGVVCKQVEPNISKIQYFPTKAGRYQIHITNGGKQISGSPFRVVILG